A stretch of the Orcinus orca chromosome 1, mOrcOrc1.1, whole genome shotgun sequence genome encodes the following:
- the LOC117200137 gene encoding uncharacterized protein C2orf66-like, which produces MKNPGFFRTLQAYFKGRGLDLGTFSNISSMNKNPRPLSFQSELIASAFADYEEQKNSFPNYLKV; this is translated from the coding sequence atgaagaacccagggttTTTCAGAACCCTTCAAGCATATTTTAAAGGAAGAGGTCTTGATCTTGGAacgttttcaaatatttcctccatGAACAAGAATCCCAgacctctttccttccaatcAGAACTTATTGCTTCTGCATTTGCAGAttatgaagaacagaaaaactcCTTCCCCAATTACCTCAAAGTCTGA